A stretch of the Rhizomicrobium sp. genome encodes the following:
- a CDS encoding S49 family peptidase — MSHIFRALTAEPWAIEPSWLPFLAALAQRDAGHPEVQARAAEWQQRDYRLMAGSAAQPLAGTQRAFIQDGVAILPLTGPIFPRANMMTQMSGATSVATFQSDYRAALASADVGAIMLLVDSPGGQVPGVANLAAVIAAGAKKKLTVAQVTGSGASAAYWLLSAASEVYLDRTALVGSIGVVAAVPKQVAPDSEGFIDIEIVSSNAPNKRVDPESEDGQAQIRATLDAMEGEFIADVAKYRNTTATRVKSEFMQGGVAVGAAAVNAGMADKVQSQDATQAYLARHAANQAKLNALRK; from the coding sequence ATGTCGCACATCTTCCGTGCGCTGACGGCAGAGCCGTGGGCGATCGAGCCGTCGTGGCTTCCGTTCCTGGCAGCGCTGGCTCAGCGCGATGCCGGCCATCCTGAGGTCCAGGCGCGTGCCGCAGAATGGCAGCAGCGCGACTACCGGCTGATGGCTGGCTCCGCTGCGCAGCCGCTGGCGGGAACGCAGCGCGCCTTTATCCAGGACGGTGTTGCGATCCTTCCGTTGACGGGTCCGATCTTTCCGCGCGCCAACATGATGACGCAGATGTCGGGCGCCACGTCCGTCGCGACATTCCAGTCCGATTATCGGGCGGCGCTCGCCAGCGCCGATGTCGGCGCGATCATGCTGCTGGTGGACAGCCCCGGCGGCCAGGTGCCCGGCGTCGCGAATCTCGCCGCCGTGATTGCGGCCGGCGCCAAGAAGAAGCTGACCGTCGCGCAGGTCACCGGCAGCGGCGCGTCTGCCGCTTACTGGCTGCTCTCGGCGGCGAGCGAAGTCTATCTCGATCGCACCGCGCTGGTGGGCTCGATTGGTGTGGTCGCCGCGGTGCCGAAGCAGGTTGCGCCCGACTCCGAGGGATTCATCGACATCGAGATCGTCAGCTCGAATGCGCCGAACAAGCGGGTCGATCCCGAGTCCGAAGATGGCCAAGCCCAGATCCGGGCGACGCTCGACGCGATGGAAGGCGAGTTCATCGCCGACGTCGCGAAATACCGCAACACAACGGCCACGCGGGTGAAATCCGAATTCATGCAGGGCGGCGTCGCAGTCGGCGCCGCCGCGGTCAACGCTGGCATGGCGGACAAGGTCCAGTCGCAGGATGCCACGCAGGCTTATCTCGCGCGTCACGCCGCCAACCAAGCGAAGCTGAACGCGCTGCGCAAATAG
- a CDS encoding terminase TerL endonuclease subunit — translation MRPPTWSTACLDWRERIVAGKSLLPCGALFPDEAAAALDIFRSLKIIDVLGKPTFGEVARPWVFDLPTAVFGAYNPETGRREINRFFELISKKNGKSTKAAGIMLTALLLNWRHSASFTILAPTIEIAKNSADPAMDMVAEDPELRRFLKPIVHERTIKHLETNATLKIVAADSETVGGSKATGVLIDELWLFGKRANAKNMFREAMGGLKSRPEGFVIALSTQSDEPPAGVFLDWLRRFRDIRDGKITVPRSLGLLYEFPEEMVRDTAYKDPKNFYITNPNLGASVDEQSLLDDLDEATREGQKSLVGFFAKHANVEPGMGARSDNWAGAEHWKKRADSAITLEVILERCEVVVVGLDGGGLDDLYGLTVVGRETREVDVEVKGDDGAVVKRREKRWLSWSHAWCHKGVLDRRKSIATVLEEFEKAGELTIVGDELNDISDIVDVIRKVKDAGILYCVAVDPAGIGEMVDALAEIDILEENKEAEQNFVIGAPQGFALMNAIKTAERKLANGTLLHADQAVMDWTVSNLKIEPTATAIRATKQNAGDAKIDPAMALFNAVTVMSRNPDAPSGFSKDYKMPVWG, via the coding sequence TTGAGGCCGCCGACCTGGTCAACCGCGTGCCTTGACTGGCGCGAGCGTATCGTAGCGGGCAAGTCGCTGCTGCCCTGCGGCGCGCTCTTCCCGGACGAAGCTGCCGCAGCGCTCGACATCTTTCGGTCGCTCAAGATTATCGATGTGCTCGGCAAGCCCACGTTCGGCGAAGTCGCGCGGCCGTGGGTGTTTGACCTGCCGACCGCCGTCTTTGGCGCATACAACCCGGAGACCGGGCGCCGGGAGATCAATCGCTTCTTCGAACTGATCTCGAAGAAGAATGGCAAGTCCACCAAGGCGGCCGGCATCATGCTGACCGCCCTTCTTCTGAACTGGCGCCATTCGGCCAGCTTTACGATCCTGGCGCCGACGATCGAGATCGCGAAGAACTCCGCCGACCCCGCCATGGACATGGTGGCGGAGGATCCTGAGCTACGTCGCTTCCTCAAGCCGATCGTGCATGAGAGAACGATCAAGCACTTGGAGACGAATGCGACGCTAAAGATCGTCGCCGCCGATTCAGAGACGGTTGGCGGCAGCAAGGCAACTGGCGTTCTAATCGACGAGCTCTGGCTATTTGGGAAGCGAGCCAACGCCAAGAATATGTTTCGCGAAGCGATGGGCGGTCTAAAGAGCCGGCCGGAAGGCTTCGTGATCGCGCTATCAACGCAAAGTGATGAACCGCCCGCCGGCGTCTTCCTCGATTGGCTAAGGCGATTTCGCGATATACGCGATGGCAAGATCACCGTGCCGCGCTCGCTCGGCCTCTTGTACGAGTTTCCGGAGGAGATGGTTCGGGATACCGCCTACAAGGACCCGAAGAACTTCTACATCACCAACCCCAATCTCGGTGCGTCGGTCGACGAGCAGTCGCTGCTCGATGATCTGGATGAGGCGACCCGCGAAGGCCAGAAATCGCTCGTAGGCTTCTTCGCAAAGCACGCCAACGTCGAGCCTGGTATGGGCGCGCGCTCGGACAATTGGGCTGGTGCAGAACACTGGAAGAAGCGGGCCGACAGCGCGATCACGCTGGAAGTCATCTTGGAGCGCTGCGAAGTCGTCGTCGTGGGCCTCGACGGGGGCGGCCTCGATGACCTCTACGGATTGACCGTAGTTGGCCGCGAGACGCGCGAAGTCGACGTCGAGGTGAAGGGTGACGATGGCGCGGTAGTGAAGCGTCGTGAGAAGCGTTGGCTCAGTTGGTCGCACGCATGGTGTCATAAGGGCGTGCTTGACCGCCGCAAGTCCATCGCGACGGTTCTTGAGGAATTCGAGAAGGCTGGCGAACTCACGATCGTGGGCGACGAACTCAACGACATCTCTGACATCGTGGACGTCATTCGGAAGGTCAAGGACGCTGGAATTCTCTACTGCGTGGCGGTCGATCCGGCCGGCATCGGCGAAATGGTCGATGCGCTAGCTGAGATCGATATCCTCGAAGAGAACAAAGAGGCGGAGCAGAATTTCGTCATTGGTGCGCCGCAAGGATTTGCGCTGATGAACGCGATCAAGACGGCCGAACGCAAACTCGCTAACGGGACGTTACTGCACGCTGACCAGGCGGTGATGGACTGGACCGTCAGCAACCTAAAGATCGAGCCCACCGCCACCGCAATTCGGGCGACAAAGCAGAATGCCGGTGATGCGAAAATTGATCCGGCCATGGCCCTCTTCAACGCGGTTACGGTCATGTCGAGAAACCCAGACGCGCCGTCGGGGTTCTCCAAGGACTACAAAATGCCGGTATGGGGATGA
- a CDS encoding phage tail terminator-like protein — protein MDEVYDAIVAYLKRPETSPLIVDPITSDVPPIRYENEPFVKPEPPKPWVAVSLSGIVYGQASIGAHEQADNRWDEAGQLWLPVFVPSGSGSSRARQLAKQLANLFRGLTLLDGSLEFMDAFIGTGAPSEEKGSWYELPVSIEWRRIEA, from the coding sequence ATGGACGAGGTCTATGACGCCATCGTCGCCTATCTGAAGCGGCCGGAGACCAGTCCACTGATTGTGGACCCGATCACCAGCGATGTGCCGCCTATCCGGTACGAGAACGAGCCATTTGTGAAGCCCGAGCCGCCCAAACCATGGGTGGCGGTGTCGCTCAGCGGCATCGTCTACGGGCAGGCGTCGATCGGTGCGCACGAGCAGGCGGACAATCGGTGGGACGAGGCGGGCCAACTATGGCTGCCGGTCTTTGTCCCGTCGGGATCAGGCTCGTCTCGCGCCAGGCAGCTGGCAAAGCAGCTCGCAAACCTGTTTCGGGGCCTGACGCTTTTGGACGGGTCGCTCGAGTTCATGGACGCCTTCATCGGCACCGGCGCGCCATCGGAAGAGAAGGGCAGCTGGTACGAGCTGCCGGTCTCCATCGAGTGGCGAAGGATTGAGGCTTAG
- a CDS encoding phage major capsid protein: protein MRDIVSLQQDRVKAYAAAEAALTLTGDDRQEKIDAAFAAVETLDGEIANAERLQKLRGTKASPAVDPETIDPEVPVQGFLAKYKNLPTSAHTLHDGQVLTSAQTAAFGDFLTAVRRVKVAGQRDPLLVEATLGSNETIAEDGGFLVEKDIADGLLARTFDIAQIAGRARRIPISAKSNGLKINALKDDNRATGSRWGGMQTYWIGEGDSLTPTRPKFRQMNLQLKKLGGLLYATSEMLQDSTALAGVISEAFPEEFAFMVDDAMFEGSGDAKPLGFMNAGCKVTVAKETGQDAKSIVYANITKMFARLPARSIPKAEWWINQDCFPALQALQLVIGTGGVPVYLPPGGLSQSPFGTLLGRPVMPIEYCNTLGTEGDIVLADPTNYVMIDKGDIQYATSIHVAFVSDEQAFRFIYRVDGQPVDDKPITPFKGTDKQSTFITLATRG, encoded by the coding sequence ATGCGCGATATCGTGAGCCTTCAGCAGGATCGCGTGAAGGCATATGCAGCCGCGGAAGCGGCACTGACGCTGACCGGCGACGACCGTCAGGAGAAGATCGACGCCGCATTCGCGGCGGTCGAGACGCTCGACGGCGAAATCGCCAATGCCGAGCGGCTGCAGAAGCTGCGCGGCACCAAGGCCAGCCCGGCCGTCGACCCGGAGACGATCGACCCCGAAGTGCCCGTCCAGGGCTTCCTCGCGAAGTACAAGAACCTGCCCACCAGCGCCCACACGCTGCATGACGGTCAGGTGCTCACGTCGGCGCAGACGGCGGCCTTCGGCGATTTCCTGACCGCCGTGCGGCGCGTCAAGGTGGCCGGGCAGCGGGACCCGCTCCTCGTGGAGGCGACGCTCGGGTCGAACGAGACGATCGCCGAGGATGGCGGCTTTCTGGTCGAGAAGGACATCGCGGACGGCTTGCTCGCCCGCACGTTCGACATCGCGCAGATTGCCGGCCGCGCGCGCCGCATTCCGATCTCTGCGAAGTCCAACGGCCTCAAGATCAATGCGCTCAAGGACGACAACCGGGCGACGGGTTCGCGCTGGGGCGGCATGCAGACCTACTGGATCGGTGAGGGAGATTCCCTCACGCCGACGCGCCCGAAGTTCCGGCAGATGAACCTGCAGCTCAAGAAGCTCGGCGGCCTGCTCTATGCGACCAGCGAGATGCTGCAGGACTCGACGGCCCTCGCCGGCGTGATCTCCGAGGCGTTCCCCGAAGAGTTCGCCTTCATGGTCGACGACGCGATGTTCGAGGGCAGCGGCGACGCGAAGCCCCTGGGCTTCATGAACGCGGGCTGCAAGGTCACGGTGGCGAAGGAGACCGGCCAGGACGCCAAGTCCATCGTCTATGCGAACATCACCAAGATGTTCGCGCGGCTCCCGGCGCGGTCGATCCCCAAGGCGGAGTGGTGGATCAACCAGGACTGCTTCCCGGCGCTCCAGGCGCTGCAGCTCGTCATCGGCACGGGCGGCGTTCCCGTGTATCTGCCGCCTGGCGGCTTGTCGCAGTCGCCGTTCGGCACGCTGCTCGGCCGCCCGGTCATGCCGATCGAGTATTGCAATACGCTCGGCACCGAAGGCGATATCGTTCTCGCCGACCCCACCAACTACGTCATGATCGACAAGGGCGACATCCAGTATGCCACGTCGATCCATGTGGCGTTCGTGAGCGATGAGCAGGCCTTCCGGTTCATCTATCGCGTGGACGGCCAGCCGGTCGACGACAAGCCGATCACGCCGTTCAAGGGAACCGACAAGCAGTCGACCTTCATCACGCTCGCGACCCGCGGGTAA
- a CDS encoding helix-turn-helix domain-containing protein — MSGEVVGWAMKQLTGSPAAKLVLAKLADNANEQGLCWPSIDLIVEHTELAQSTVYKHLAKLEELGLIKSTEITVRGEPVKGFQLTVPGFEEKIPPRRKTKDAVLPGGIVSPPHGNSALPGGILYKEEPSLEPSVNRHPSPEEAVDDVRLPSREEREAIAIASWPPIWKAYMDLPGMANAPVTESEARDAWVRVGLDDAPPPEERPTGPEMVDCIAEYGRWLAAVNATRPKDRPQMTQFPQNWMRERKFVPYLAKVRAAAAVARKAPKSGVLIDREFIDALLAAGTPPIELEAWFRGVVLHRGPPFRLECPYGVVAERFATAVWRARLVKVFGHDVEVVAMRKAS; from the coding sequence GGGCCTTTGCTGGCCCTCCATCGATCTCATCGTGGAGCATACGGAACTCGCGCAATCGACGGTCTACAAGCACCTCGCCAAGCTTGAGGAGTTGGGGCTGATCAAATCGACCGAGATCACCGTCCGCGGCGAGCCAGTGAAGGGCTTCCAACTTACCGTTCCAGGCTTCGAAGAGAAGATTCCACCACGTAGAAAGACCAAAGACGCCGTTCTACCTGGTGGAATCGTTTCTCCACCGCATGGAAATTCCGCTCTACCAGGTGGAATCCTATATAAAGAAGAACCGTCACTTGAACCGTCAGTGAACCGTCATCCTTCGCCTGAGGAGGCGGTAGACGATGTTCGGTTGCCCTCTCGGGAAGAACGGGAAGCCATCGCCATCGCGAGTTGGCCACCGATCTGGAAGGCCTACATGGACCTTCCCGGCATGGCGAATGCGCCGGTCACCGAGAGCGAGGCACGAGACGCTTGGGTGCGCGTGGGTCTCGACGACGCGCCTCCGCCGGAGGAGCGACCGACTGGCCCCGAGATGGTCGACTGCATCGCCGAGTACGGGCGCTGGCTGGCGGCGGTGAACGCGACGCGGCCAAAGGATCGACCGCAGATGACACAATTCCCGCAAAATTGGATGCGGGAACGTAAATTCGTGCCCTACCTGGCGAAGGTGCGCGCGGCCGCCGCGGTTGCGCGCAAGGCGCCGAAGTCCGGAGTGCTGATCGACCGCGAGTTCATCGACGCGCTGCTCGCAGCCGGCACGCCGCCGATTGAGCTGGAGGCGTGGTTTCGGGGCGTCGTGTTGCATCGCGGCCCGCCGTTCCGGCTGGAGTGCCCGTATGGCGTCGTGGCCGAGCGCTTCGCCACGGCTGTCTGGCGTGCGCGCTTGGTGAAGGTGTTCGGCCATGATGTCGAAGTCGTCGCCATGAGGAAGGCCTCATGA
- a CDS encoding HNH endonuclease signature motif containing protein, producing MTKLRMIGARIGTLDSRTAKPPPKEAERHYLTPEHRTWSDQVIGRAGGRCEDIDERTGLRCTKAQPDHRVFADHIVERRDGGQPFDLKNGQCLCGSHHGKKTAIARARRARASAG from the coding sequence ATGACCAAGCTGCGCATGATCGGTGCGCGCATAGGTACGTTGGACAGCCGCACCGCGAAGCCACCGCCGAAGGAAGCCGAGCGCCACTACCTAACGCCCGAACATCGCACTTGGTCCGACCAGGTGATTGGTCGCGCAGGCGGTCGCTGTGAAGACATAGACGAGCGTACCGGCCTGCGGTGTACGAAGGCTCAGCCTGATCACCGCGTGTTCGCGGACCACATCGTTGAGCGGCGCGACGGTGGTCAGCCCTTCGACCTGAAGAACGGCCAGTGCCTTTGCGGGTCACACCACGGCAAGAAGACCGCGATAGCCCGCGCGCGCCGCGCGCGCGCCTCGGCAGGCTGA
- a CDS encoding phage portal protein, protein MGYWSRILGSEGDGSQDRYVDDWLKGLDDGGLISSSGVRVTPEEAMTVPGISACTNVLAEDLAKVPCILYKRGDDREHAVDHPLYKLLKYGPAPWLSSYQWRRVLIANALTRGNGYSRVRRDDSARLSRLTLIQPGSINHKWQTDGEPFFDFAQNGQLQQNLSWQDIIHVAYRATTDGCANGGVIGISPIVRNKETVALAIAAERFAGRFFKNGAKPSAILEMDKKLPDDEVAKRIRAGIERVYGGVENSFKIAILEMGIKLKEWSFDPQKSQMTETRKEQAVQCCSMYGVPPHKIGILDRATFSNIEQQGIDYVTGPVSALAQNVESAIEIACLTPSEREMYYVECNLDALMRGDLESRYRAYAIGRQWGWLSADDALELENRKRLPNGQGQTYLTPSNMMPADTVDQSRRGQQRPPAPPAKDGQD, encoded by the coding sequence ATGGGATACTGGTCGCGCATTCTCGGCTCCGAAGGAGACGGCAGCCAGGACCGATATGTCGACGACTGGCTCAAAGGTCTCGACGATGGCGGGCTGATCAGCTCATCGGGTGTTCGTGTAACGCCGGAAGAGGCGATGACGGTGCCTGGAATTTCTGCCTGCACGAATGTGCTGGCAGAGGATCTCGCGAAGGTGCCGTGTATTCTGTACAAGCGGGGCGATGACCGAGAGCATGCCGTAGATCACCCGCTCTACAAGCTCCTGAAGTATGGGCCTGCGCCGTGGCTCTCTTCGTATCAGTGGCGCCGCGTTCTCATTGCCAATGCGCTGACGCGCGGGAATGGATATTCACGGGTTAGGCGGGATGACAGCGCGAGGCTGTCTCGATTGACGCTGATCCAGCCCGGCTCGATCAACCACAAATGGCAAACGGACGGCGAACCGTTCTTTGACTTCGCGCAAAACGGCCAACTCCAGCAGAACTTGAGTTGGCAGGACATCATCCACGTCGCCTATCGCGCGACGACCGACGGCTGCGCGAATGGCGGGGTCATCGGCATTTCGCCGATTGTCCGGAACAAAGAAACCGTCGCGCTCGCGATCGCAGCCGAGCGTTTTGCGGGCCGCTTCTTCAAGAATGGCGCCAAGCCGTCGGCCATTCTTGAGATGGACAAGAAGCTGCCTGACGACGAGGTCGCGAAGCGCATTCGCGCAGGCATCGAGCGTGTCTACGGCGGCGTAGAAAATTCGTTCAAGATCGCCATTCTGGAGATGGGGATCAAGCTCAAAGAGTGGTCGTTCGACCCTCAGAAGAGCCAGATGACCGAGACACGCAAAGAGCAGGCGGTCCAATGCTGCTCGATGTACGGCGTGCCGCCGCACAAGATCGGAATCCTCGACCGGGCGACGTTCTCCAACATCGAGCAGCAGGGGATCGACTACGTTACCGGGCCCGTTTCGGCCCTCGCGCAAAACGTCGAATCCGCGATCGAGATTGCGTGCCTCACGCCGTCAGAGCGGGAAATGTATTACGTCGAGTGCAACCTCGACGCATTGATGCGCGGCGATCTCGAGAGCCGCTATCGCGCGTATGCGATAGGGCGGCAGTGGGGTTGGCTGAGCGCCGACGATGCGCTTGAGCTTGAGAACCGGAAGCGGCTGCCGAATGGGCAAGGGCAGACCTATCTCACGCCGTCGAACATGATGCCTGCGGATACCGTGGACCAAAGCCGTCGTGGACAGCAGCGGCCGCCGGCCCCGCCTGCCAAAGACGGCCAGGACTAA
- a CDS encoding phage tail tube protein encodes MASTNRVQVASVKETTVGTTPASPRMRARRTTGEGLKWVPTFVDSEELRDDGMNGPPIKTGEDSNGDIKFELSYPYPATPQSTDIESAFHNTWSATNFRDNDGTADSVITAVATTNEVLTVITGTAFAANELYRFLGFGVAGNNSPSAFKCTQGSATVPRFVGSGITDEAVPPAGARVKCVGFQGDAGDINATANGISSTSLDFTTIAALQPGKWLKIGGTGAGNRFVTAALNDWVRIIAVAAHAVTFDNLPSGWATETGTGLTVKFWFGDQIKNGTTQIGQTIEKGFLGQAVPTYIKQPGMVVSQYTQDWTAKTKITGSVTFMGMGGASQSIAPLDAVPDPTTSLTQFPVMAASANVGRIAEAGSRLAAPNFVQSLKWTIDNQLTAVDAIDSMGPAAISSHSRKVTLTINTYFGDNTLLAKFFAGTLTSLNARVAKDSRAVILSFPQLTYNGDGSPNADAMNKDVMLSLQAVASKDETVTGAMILMDRIEWFEN; translated from the coding sequence ATGGCCAGCACCAACCGCGTTCAGGTCGCCTCCGTCAAGGAGACCACCGTCGGCACCACGCCCGCCAGTCCGCGCATGCGCGCGCGCCGGACCACGGGCGAGGGCCTGAAATGGGTCCCCACCTTCGTGGACTCCGAAGAGTTGCGCGACGACGGGATGAACGGCCCGCCGATCAAGACCGGCGAGGATTCCAACGGCGACATCAAGTTCGAACTGTCCTATCCCTACCCGGCGACGCCGCAGTCCACGGACATCGAGTCCGCGTTCCACAACACCTGGTCGGCCACGAACTTCCGCGACAATGACGGCACCGCCGACAGCGTCATCACCGCCGTTGCGACCACCAACGAGGTGCTCACAGTCATCACCGGCACGGCCTTCGCCGCGAACGAGCTCTACCGCTTCCTTGGTTTTGGTGTCGCCGGCAACAACAGCCCCAGCGCCTTCAAGTGCACGCAGGGCTCGGCGACGGTGCCGCGCTTCGTAGGCTCCGGCATCACGGACGAGGCGGTGCCGCCGGCCGGCGCGCGCGTCAAGTGTGTGGGCTTCCAGGGCGACGCGGGCGACATCAACGCGACGGCCAACGGCATCAGCTCGACGTCCCTCGACTTCACCACCATCGCGGCGCTGCAGCCCGGCAAGTGGCTCAAGATTGGCGGCACCGGCGCCGGCAACCGCTTCGTGACGGCCGCGCTGAACGATTGGGTGCGGATCATCGCGGTCGCCGCCCATGCGGTGACCTTCGACAACCTGCCGAGCGGCTGGGCGACGGAGACCGGCACCGGCCTCACGGTCAAGTTCTGGTTCGGCGACCAGATCAAGAACGGTACGACGCAGATCGGGCAGACGATCGAGAAAGGATTTCTCGGCCAGGCCGTCCCGACCTACATCAAGCAGCCGGGAATGGTGGTCAGCCAGTACACCCAGGACTGGACGGCCAAGACGAAGATCACCGGCTCCGTCACGTTCATGGGCATGGGTGGCGCGTCGCAGAGCATCGCGCCGCTCGATGCCGTCCCGGATCCGACGACGTCGCTGACGCAGTTCCCGGTGATGGCCGCCAGCGCCAACGTCGGCCGCATCGCCGAGGCGGGCTCGCGCCTGGCCGCTCCCAACTTCGTGCAGTCGCTGAAATGGACCATCGACAACCAGCTGACCGCGGTCGACGCGATCGACAGCATGGGGCCGGCGGCGATTAGCAGCCACTCGCGCAAGGTGACGCTGACCATCAACACCTATTTCGGCGACAACACGCTGCTCGCGAAGTTCTTCGCGGGCACCCTGACGTCGCTGAACGCCCGGGTGGCGAAGGACAGCCGCGCGGTCATCCTGTCGTTCCCGCAGCTCACCTACAACGGCGATGGCTCGCCCAATGCCGACGCGATGAACAAGGATGTGATGCTCTCGCTGCAGGCCGTGGCGTCGAAGGATGAGACCGTCACCGGCGCCATGATTTTGATGGACAGAATCGAGTGGTTTGAGAATTAG